Sequence from the Sphingobium indicum B90A genome:
GGGGTTGGGCATCGAGACGGAACTGGTCGCCATCCGCAGCCGTCGGCCGGCCCGCGCCGCCGTCGATCGTTTCTGGGATCTCATGAAGGAAGGCGCGGGCGATGCGGCCGGGGCGCTGCCTCAGGCGGGCGTCACGCCGGTTCGACCGTCAGAACGGACCCTTCCGCGCCCGTCACCCTGACCCTGGCGCCCACCGGCGCGTCCGGGCCGCGGCAGGACCAGACGCCGTCCCCCACCTTCACACGGCCCCGGCCATTGTCGATCGGCTCGACCACGGTGACGACCTCTCCCACCAGCCGGGCGGCGCGGTCGTTGAGCAGCGGGTCTTGCGAATCCACCGGATTGGCCGTGTACCAGCGCCGCCCGCCCCAGACCGACAGGAGGCAGAGGCCCGCGAACAGCAGCAGTTGCAGCGGCACGGAAATCGGGAAGGCAAGCGCGACAAGGCCCGTCACCGCGGCCGCCAGCGCGACCCAGATCAGGAACACGCCCGGTATCACCACCTCGCCCATGGCAAGCAGCGCGGCGAAGACCAGCCAGCCCCAATGATCGTCCAGCATGGCGAGCCAGCCGGTCATGCCCGCGTCCATCACGCCGGCCCCTGTCCGAACGGGCCGCGGCGGGTCGGCGCGGCGGGCGGCGTGGGAGGCGCGCCTTCGCCCAAGGCCTCCTTCGCCAGCGCGCCGATGCCGCCCAGCGTGCCGATCAACTGGGTCGCCTCGACCGGGAAGAGGATCGTCTTGGCGTTGGGGGAGGTGGCGAACTGGCTCACCGCCTCGACATATTTCTGGGCGATGAAATAGTTGATCGCCTGCGCATTGCCGCTGGCGATGGCTTCGGAGACCATCTGCGTCGCCTTGGCCTCCGCCTCCGCCTCGCGCTCGCGGGCTTCGGCGTCGCGGAAGGCGGCTTCGCGGCGGCCTTCGGCTTCCAGTATCTGGCTCTGCTTCTGCCCTTCCGCCTTCAGGATTTCCGATGCGCGCAGGCCCTCCGACTCCAGGATCAGGGCGCGCTTTTCGCGCTCCGCCTTCATCTGGCGGCCCATGGCGTTGACGATGTCGGCGGGCGGGCGGATGTCCTTCAGCTCCACGCGGGTGATCTTGATGCCCCAGGCGTTGGTGGCGTGATCGACGACGGAGAGCAGGCGGGCATTGATCTCGTCGCGCTTCGACAGGGTCTCGTCCAGGTCCATCGACCCCATCACCGTGCGCAGGTTGGTGGTGGCGAGCTGCATGATCGCGACATAGAGTTCCGACACTTCATAGGCCGCCTTGGCCGCGTCCAGCACCTGGAAGAAGACCACGCCGTCGACCGACACCATGGCGTTGTCCTTGGTGATGATCTCCTGCCCCGGAATGTCGACCACCTGTTCCATCATGTTGATCTTGCGCCCGACGGCGTAGAAGAAGGCGGGGTAGAAGTTGAGGCCGGGGCGCGCCACTTCGGTGAAGCGGCCGAAGCGTTCGATGGTATATTGATAGCCCTGGCGCACGACCTTGACGCTCACCGCCAGGTAGAACAGCACCAGTAATGTCACCGTCAGCGCGAATGTCGTCAGCATGCCTGCACTCCCCCAGAAATCCGCTTGGACTATGACGCGAAATCATGAATGGGGAAAGGCAAAGGAGTATCGTCATGTTGTTGCGCCACGCCCGATCGCTGCTGTTCCTGCCCGCGTCCAACCCCCGCGCCATCGCCAAGGCGCGGACGCTGCCCTGCGACATGGTGATATTGGACCTGGAGGATGCGGTGCCCGACGACCGCAAGGAGGACGCGCTGGGGAACGCCGTCGCTGCGGTGGCGGAGGGTTTCGGCGGACGGCTCTGCGCGGTGCGCATCAATGTGGAGGGCGCGCCGACGCA
This genomic interval carries:
- a CDS encoding SPFH domain-containing protein, with protein sequence MLTTFALTVTLLVLFYLAVSVKVVRQGYQYTIERFGRFTEVARPGLNFYPAFFYAVGRKINMMEQVVDIPGQEIITKDNAMVSVDGVVFFQVLDAAKAAYEVSELYVAIMQLATTNLRTVMGSMDLDETLSKRDEINARLLSVVDHATNAWGIKITRVELKDIRPPADIVNAMGRQMKAEREKRALILESEGLRASEILKAEGQKQSQILEAEGRREAAFRDAEAREREAEAEAKATQMVSEAIASGNAQAINYFIAQKYVEAVSQFATSPNAKTILFPVEATQLIGTLGGIGALAKEALGEGAPPTPPAAPTRRGPFGQGPA
- a CDS encoding NfeD family protein, coding for MDAGMTGWLAMLDDHWGWLVFAALLAMGEVVIPGVFLIWVALAAAVTGLVALAFPISVPLQLLLFAGLCLLSVWGGRRWYTANPVDSQDPLLNDRAARLVGEVVTVVEPIDNGRGRVKVGDGVWSCRGPDAPVGARVRVTGAEGSVLTVEPA